TCTGGCCAGCCCCACCTGCCCTGTGCCTCTCTGCTGCGAGCGTTTACGGCGTGAAATGGCTTCACCTTTGTCCTGCAAACTGCAGCCGGTGCGGCAGGAGCCCTGCCTGCACGGGCACTGACCCCGTCCCACGGTCACCCAGGGcagtccccagccccacaagcACCAGGAGGCGTGGCCGTGACCATTCACACGTGCACACCACCACGGGCACCCCTGGTGCGACTGGGGGTGGGCACCCACCCTGTATGGAGCCCTGCCTATGGTCACCCTGTCCCTGCTGGCTTGTCCCTCACCATTGAGCCCCAGGTGGGGAGGTAACTGGACACCTTCTAGCCCCAGCTTGTCCCTCAGGCTGTCCCCAGCAGGGGACACGTGCTTGTCCTTCCTCCCCCGATCCAGCCACCGCTGCTGGCACTGCCCTTTTGCCGTGGTCCAGGCAGGGCAGTGATGCTGGGACCCAGCCAGGTCCCTGTGGCCTTGCTCCCAGTCCTGTCCCCGTGCTCTGGTGGCCCTGCCCTCGGGCTGGGGACCGCAGCGAAGGGAATGGGGGAGCCCCTCAGCCAACAGCGCTGGGTACCACATCCCAATCCCACAGGACGGACCTCACGTGGTGCTCCTGGAGGCTCGTCACCCTCCGGGGCTTGCACCAGCCCTGCCGGGAGGGACAACCTCAGGTGCTGGGCTTTGCCAGACGCTGCACAGCCCCCCCATCACTGCTCCCTGCCTCGGTTTCCCCAGGCAGCCGGCACAGGTGCAGCCTGTCTCTGCCACAGTGGGGGCAGTACGGAGGTGATGCCAGGACCCCAGGGAGGGAAGCAGCTGCGGTGCTGAGCGGCTCCCACCACTGTCCGGCTGCACCTGTCCCCGTGGCTTGTGCATGCCACGCTCTGATCCCACCGGGCTGTGGCCACAGGGGTGTTCCCAGGAGGTGCTCCCCTGTACAAGCCACGGCAGCACTGGCTTGCCGGGAGCAGGAGGCCTCGCATAGTCATTACGGCGCAGGGGATGATGTCAGGCCTGGCCGCAACAAGGGAGGATGAAAGGGGAGAAGCGGGTCCCCCTCCCACGGGAGCCGAGGGTGGAGAGAGAGGCGGGGATGTGAGGAAGACATGGGGGATGCGGGTGGGATGCGGGGCACCCAGCCCCACACCCTCAGCCCCGCGGGAGCCCTTGGCTGCTGGAGCCGACAGCCACTCTCCGGTTTCAGCCGCGGTGCCGGCGTCCGCCCAAGCCCCTCCAGCGTGCCAGGGGAGCGCTCCTTGCACGGCTGCAGCGGCGGGCATGCAACATTACCCACAATCAATGGATCATTATGTAATAAACAAGAGGAAAGTTGTTTTGCAAATGCGGCTGAGTTATCACTTCACAACACAGCGGCGAAGCATCTCTCTGCCGGGCTTAACAAGGATGGATCAGTGTTGGGGGCAGATGGGAGCAGATAGCGAGCCGCTGCGCTCCCCTCCAGGCAGCCAGCAAAGCGCCCGCTGCACACGCAGCCCCCCGccctgtgctgggggggtcACAGGGGGGAATTTCACAATATCGAGCAAACGGAgagcgggggagcggggcaggggaCGCATGCAGGGTTTGGCCGGTGCTGGAGCAAAGCCCTGGGAGAGCAGAGGCAGCCGATAacggcaggggaggaggaggggggggggctgctcctgccacccccagcccctccttggCAGCTGCTGTAGCTCCGGAGGCCCTGCTCACCCAGGGGCTCCTGATGTCCCTGGCATCTCAGATAAGGGGGTTCCCACGGCACGGGCTGGGAGAGGGACAGGCCTGCAGGGTGTCCCCCCCCTCAGCCGGACCCCACCGCCGGCCAGTGCTCCCCCAAGCGAGGAGGGGACGGTCACGGCTCAGGCCCTTTGCCCCGAGCCCCCAGAGTTCCCACCACCTCCCGCGGGGACCAACCCGGGCCTCACCCCCATCATCGCCCATCAACCCGGGGgcgagaccccccccccccccacgccgaCGCACACGCAGGACCACGGGCGGCGGTGCGCGCCGGGCAGGACCTGCGCCCCCCCGAGCCCCCACCGGTGGAGGTGACGACCCCTGCCCGGTGCCGGCCGTGCGCGGGGCCCatccgcgcccccccccctcgcctCTCCTCGCGTTGCCCGTGTTGTTGTTGTGTCTCGGCCCCGGTgtgcggggcggggcgcggggccgggcgcggcggcggcggggccgtaCTTAAGGCGGGGGCCGGGCGCGCTGCCCGCCCGGCGGAGCGCGCCCCGCGAAGCGCATGGAGCGGcggtgggtgctgctggccctgctgggGCTCGGGCTGTGCTGGGTGGCGGCCGCCGAACGCCACACCGTCTTCTGGAACAGCTCCAACCCCCGGTGAGTGCCGCCACCCCCCACCtcgggggacccccccccccccccagcaccccggaTCGGGAGCTGGTGGCCCCGAGGGCGCGGGCGGCGCCGCTCCCTGCCGGGGCTGGGCGCTCCCCGGCGGCCTTTgtccggggcgggcggcggggccggagccttcgtgggactggggaggggggggaccgAGCCCGGGTCTAGGGGGGGCGGAGGGGCTGGTGTTTAACCCCGGTGTGGTCGGGGCTGAGCCCGGCGGGGCGGTCCCGCTGCGCAGCCGGGGAGCGGCGCGGCCGGTCCAGGTGCGGAGCGGgtagggggggggggaacgaccAGGGGGGCCTTTCCGTTCCCAGGGCCGAGCGGGAGCGGGGCCTCTTCCTTCCCCGCGGGGGTGGCGCGGCGCCAGCCCCGACGCCGGGGCACAGGGAAGCGTGTTGACAAACACGGCCCTGGCTCCTGCCGCCTGGGCAGGATGTGCGGGGGGGAGCCTGACCGGGCCCCCCGACACCCCGGCTGCGCCCAGGAACCGGCCCCCGGGACGGGCTGTGGCTGTGGGGGTGACCCCGTCCCAGGCATCAGACCCCCAGGCTGTAGGGGTCACCCCCTGGGCCATGACCCGCAAATTGTAGGGGTGCCCCCCAAGGCACCAGCCCACCAGACTGCAGGAGTGCCCCGCTTGGCTTTAGGGGTGCCCCCCCCACTATGCACCAGACCCCTCTAGGCTACAGGGGTGCCCCCTGCCtgggctgtgtccccccagctgTAGGTCACACCCCCCAGGCACCACCCCCTAGGTTGTAGGGCTGTGTGTTGTctacctgcccccccccccccaaagggtGACCAGGGTCCACAGGGtttggggagcaggggctggccCCGAGGCCACCGCAGCCAGCAAGGTGAGGGGACCCCACAGAGGCCCTGATCAGCTGCCAGTTTGTCCATGTCGTCCGTCCCgtgtgtgccccccccaccccccagggTGAGTTGTGGGGAGCAGCAGGCGCTGGAGCCAGGCTGGCTGCCCCATGGGCGAGAGCTGCCGACGCCTCCTGGCTCTGGGAGTGTTGGGATGGGCAGGGTACACATTCTGGtgggtcccctcccagctccctgcctgctggggcCACTGGGGAGCTCTGGGAAGGGGGGGTGCACTCACCAGCTGGGTGCAGGGGGGCTGGTCCGGTGGGGGCTTTTCCTCCCAAAACCAGCCTGGGCAGTGTGGGACTCTGCACAGGGAAGGGTGAACCAAAGGTTGACCTGTCCTGGGCTCCGAGAGCAGTCTCCTGCCTACAGCAGCTCCTTTCTTGGCCTCGTTAATCGGTGTGAGCAATTTGGGagtgcaggggaaggggggtCCCCCCCATGCCTCTCCCTGCTGGAGCTGACCCCtggcctccctcctgcctcaggTTCCTGTGGAACGACTACACAGTAGAGGTGCGCCTCAACGACTACCTGGACATCATCTGCCCACACTATGAGGAGGGGACTGTCGACCCCCATGTCATGGAGCGTTACACTCTCTATCTGGTGGAGCCCGAGGAATACCGGGCCTGCAAGCCCCGCTCCAAGGAGCAGATCCGCTGGGAGTGCAACAAGCCCAGCGCCCTTCATGGCCCCGAGAAGTTCTCGGAGAAGTTCCAGCGCTTCACCCCCTTCACGCTGGGCAAGGAGTTCAAGGAGGGGCACAGCTACTACTACATCTGTGAGTGCCTGGGGGTCTGCCAGGGGGCTGGGGTCCCTGCTgggcttccccccaccccagtt
This genomic interval from Buteo buteo chromosome 11, bButBut1.hap1.1, whole genome shotgun sequence contains the following:
- the EFNA1 gene encoding ephrin-A1, coding for MERRWVLLALLGLGLCWVAAAERHTVFWNSSNPRFLWNDYTVEVRLNDYLDIICPHYEEGTVDPHVMERYTLYLVEPEEYRACKPRSKEQIRWECNKPSALHGPEKFSEKFQRFTPFTLGKEFKEGHSYYYISKPIHQHGEACLKLKVTVTGKGTQAPPVPASTQKGRIQADDAAAHVLRSVGQNSGMRGSSPFTFISLLLPLLVPQGL